In Dermatophilus congolensis, a genomic segment contains:
- a CDS encoding NUDIX hydrolase, which yields MSKNTTIRAAGTIPWRKSPNGIEVALVHRPHHNDWSWPKGHLDPGERSPIAAIRETHEETGLNIRLGVPLPTTQYTVNTRPKIVDYWSATITGGTGKLLHEVDQVAWLTIPEALTTLTYERDQIPLLELQRHHHENTLATAPLIFVRHALAVPRKQWRKHDQRRPLSKDGLAQAKALPPLLQAYNVHRLVSSSSERCATTFHWASKKLTVPIRQTDRLTEEGFAAHPKAARRCVDKLTDWIRKKGLGAALCTHGPLVETLLTSLAHDAPDKDTAHVLLDAAHNGMDKGEAIAIHLAVNASDRHIVAIRRHRA from the coding sequence ATGAGCAAAAACACCACCATCCGCGCCGCAGGCACCATCCCCTGGCGCAAAAGCCCAAACGGTATCGAAGTCGCTCTCGTCCACCGCCCCCACCACAACGACTGGAGCTGGCCCAAAGGACACCTCGACCCAGGCGAACGCAGCCCCATCGCTGCCATCCGCGAAACCCACGAAGAAACCGGACTCAACATCCGGCTCGGCGTTCCTCTCCCCACAACCCAGTACACCGTCAACACCAGACCCAAAATCGTCGACTACTGGAGTGCAACCATCACCGGAGGTACAGGCAAACTCCTCCACGAAGTCGACCAAGTGGCATGGCTAACCATCCCCGAAGCACTTACCACTCTCACCTACGAACGCGACCAGATCCCTCTCCTAGAACTCCAACGCCATCACCACGAGAACACTCTGGCCACCGCACCACTGATCTTCGTACGCCACGCGCTAGCTGTACCACGAAAACAATGGCGCAAGCACGACCAACGGCGCCCGCTAAGCAAAGACGGACTCGCCCAAGCAAAAGCCCTGCCCCCACTCCTGCAGGCCTATAACGTGCACCGACTGGTCAGCTCATCCAGCGAACGCTGTGCCACCACATTCCACTGGGCCTCAAAGAAACTCACAGTGCCGATACGTCAAACAGATCGGCTCACTGAAGAAGGATTCGCTGCCCATCCCAAAGCAGCCCGCCGCTGCGTGGACAAACTCACCGACTGGATACGTAAAAAAGGCCTAGGAGCAGCGCTATGCACTCACGGGCCCCTCGTTGAGACTCTCCTGACCTCTCTTGCCCACGATGCGCCCGATAAAGACACTGCCCATGTGCTCCTTGACGCAGCACACAACGGAATGGACAAAGGTGAAGCAATCGCGATTCACCTGGCAGTAAATGCATCAGATCGCCACATTGTTGCCATCCGGCGGCACCGAGCCTGA
- the pstB gene encoding phosphate ABC transporter ATP-binding protein PstB produces MSYAIEVSNLNIYYSKFLAVHDVNVNIHARAVTALIGPSGCGKSTFLRSLNRMHEAIPGAYCEGQVLVDGENLYGKGVDPVSVRRKVGMVFQKPTPFPTMSIYDNVLAGYRLNNRRLSKVDADDLVEESLRGANLWTEVKDRLGRSGAGLSGGQQQRLCIARTIAVKPDIVLMDEPCSALDPISTLAVEDLMHELKENYTIVIVTHNMQQAARVSDKTGFFNLVGVGQGGHLVEFDDTQKVFNNPAHKETEDYVSGRFG; encoded by the coding sequence GTGTCATATGCCATCGAGGTTTCTAACCTAAACATCTACTACTCAAAGTTCCTCGCTGTTCATGATGTCAATGTCAATATTCATGCTCGTGCAGTGACTGCTCTCATTGGCCCCTCGGGATGCGGTAAGTCAACCTTTTTGAGATCACTTAACCGAATGCATGAGGCCATTCCGGGTGCTTACTGTGAAGGTCAGGTTCTTGTCGATGGGGAGAATCTCTACGGCAAAGGAGTTGATCCGGTTTCTGTGCGACGCAAGGTTGGCATGGTTTTCCAGAAACCTACGCCGTTTCCTACAATGTCTATTTATGACAATGTGCTTGCTGGGTATCGACTGAATAATCGACGCCTATCTAAAGTGGACGCAGATGATTTGGTTGAGGAATCTTTGCGCGGTGCGAACTTGTGGACCGAGGTGAAGGATCGTCTGGGGCGTTCTGGTGCAGGACTTTCGGGTGGTCAACAGCAGCGTCTTTGTATTGCGCGAACTATTGCAGTTAAGCCGGACATTGTTCTGATGGATGAGCCTTGTTCTGCTTTGGATCCCATCTCCACTCTTGCTGTTGAAGACTTAATGCATGAGTTGAAGGAAAACTACACGATCGTTATCGTTACGCATAACATGCAGCAAGCTGCGCGTGTGAGTGACAAGACGGGGTTCTTTAATCTAGTTGGCGTTGGTCAGGGTGGTCATTTAGTGGAGTTTGATGACACACAGAAAGTCTTCAATAATCCAGCGCATAAAGAGACTGAAGATTATGTATCGGGGCGTTTCGGTTAA